ACGCTAACCACTAACTCAACCGGACAATGGTCGGAGCCAAAAACTTCGGGAAGTATCTCGGCTTTTTTTACTTTAGATTTGAGAGTGGGGGAGATGAGAATGTAATCTATACGCCAGCCGACGTTTCGGGCGCGGGCGTTGGCAAAATGCGACCACCATGAATAGTGACCGGAACCTTTGTGAAATATCCGGAAAGTATCAATAAATCCGGCGTCTATAAAGGACTGAAACCCTTCACGCTCTTCTTTCGTAAATCCCTTAAGTCCCTCATTGGCCTTTGGGCGAGCCAAGTCATCGGGAGTGTGGGCAACATTTAAGTCCCCGCAAAAGATCACGGGCTTCATCTTTTCAAGCTCTTTGCAATGCGCTAAAAAAGCCGGATCCCATTGTTTATGGCGAAGGGGAATGCGGGAAAGGTCGTCTTTGGCGTTCGGCGTATAAACAGTAACTACAAAAAACTTTTCATACTCGGCAGATATAACACGGCCTTCAGAAAGGGGGTTGCCATATTTATCCGCGCAAAGTCCGTATTTCTTCACAATATTTTCCGGCAGGCCGTTTATTACCGCCAAAGGTTTTGTTTTTGTAAAAATAGCCGTCCCCGAGTAGCCCTTTTTATCGGCCGAATTCCAGTATTCTTCGTATTGAGGCAAGTCAATCACCACTTGACCCTTTTCGGCTTTTGTCTCCTGAAGACAAAGAATATCTGGGTCGTGTTTTTCAATAAACGGTAAAAAAAGGCCTTTTTTCATAACGGCCCGAATGCCATTTACGTTCCAAGAAATTATTCTCATAGGTACATATTAACACAATTCGCTTCCCCGCAATTGACGTGGCAATGGACAAATTATGCCTAAGAGCATATCTCCAATCTCAACGCTAAAATAAGGATCAGATTAAAGCTCATCCGCTAAAATGCCAAAATTTCCGCCAAAAGCCGTCGCTTCACCCGAGCCATATCTTGATATGGCTCGGGCTCCAGCTATGCTTTTGCCTGGAAATTATGCCATTTTATTCGGATGTGAGATTGGAGATATGCTCTAAAATAGGCCGTTTTTAGAGAAAATCGGCCTAAAACATTGACAAGTGGCAGTTGTCTGTGTTATACTTAAAGTATAAAGTTCGTTTTAAATACGGACAATAAACACGACATTTTGACTATAAAACGTTCAAAGTGCCGGTTAAAGTAAAAACATGACAACACAACTTCTTCAACTTATAATTTCTTCAATTATTGGAACGACTTTCATAGTAAACGGCGTGGTTTTGAAAACTGACGATATTTTGGCTGCCGCTACCGAATCGGTAAACGGAGCAAACATTCATCAAATAGCCACAGTGCTTGAAATGTACTACATGGATAATGGCGAGTATCCGGCCGTTTCCGGCGGGGAAGAGCTTATAGACCTTTTTGAAAAGGAGAGCCGAATAAGAAACAGGCCTCTTGACCCGAACGTTTTCTCTTATCACATAACAGAGAACGGACAAGATTACAAACTGGAAATCACAAAATAGCCCCTCGAAACAAGCCCTGTGGTAAAAGCAGTGCTGTCGTCTGATACTTATAACCGACTTTTTACTGAATTTCAGTCCTTGCTTTTTTCATTGTTTCGTGCTACTCTACAAAAATGTTAACCAAAATTAGGAAACAGCGAGTCATGAAGGAGACAGCCGTTCACGATAAAGATACGGGTTCTGCTGACGTTCAGGTGGCCATTTTAACTAAAAGAATCACTGAATTGTCCCGTCATTTGAAGAAAAACCCGAAAGACAAGCACTCCAGAAGGGGACTTCTCGGTATGGTGGCCGACAGACAAGCTCATTTAAGATACCTTCAAAAGAAAAATCCGCGCAGATACGGTACACTGATTAAAAAGTTGGAATTAAAAAAGTGAACAAAATCGGAATTTCTTCTTTTCACCCGCTCTGTGTCGCCAACAAAACCTCGCGTGCGAGGTTTTGTTTTTTCTGATAAAATTTAGTTAGATTACCTTGAATTACGAAATGGTGTTGAGGCGAGGTTTGAGAGGCGCCTTCGGAGGC
Above is a window of bacterium DNA encoding:
- a CDS encoding exodeoxyribonuclease III → MRIISWNVNGIRAVMKKGLFLPFIEKHDPDILCLQETKAEKGQVVIDLPQYEEYWNSADKKGYSGTAIFTKTKPLAVINGLPENIVKKYGLCADKYGNPLSEGRVISAEYEKFFVVTVYTPNAKDDLSRIPLRHKQWDPAFLAHCKELEKMKPVIFCGDLNVAHTPDDLARPKANEGLKGFTKEEREGFQSFIDAGFIDTFRIFHKGSGHYSWWSHFANARARNVGWRIDYILISPTLKSKVKKAEILPEVFGSDHCPVELVVSV
- the rpsO gene encoding 30S ribosomal protein S15; its protein translation is MLTKIRKQRVMKETAVHDKDTGSADVQVAILTKRITELSRHLKKNPKDKHSRRGLLGMVADRQAHLRYLQKKNPRRYGTLIKKLELKK
- a CDS encoding type II secretion system protein GspG, which codes for MTTQLLQLIISSIIGTTFIVNGVVLKTDDILAAATESVNGANIHQIATVLEMYYMDNGEYPAVSGGEELIDLFEKESRIRNRPLDPNVFSYHITENGQDYKLEITK